From Apium graveolens cultivar Ventura chromosome 9, ASM990537v1, whole genome shotgun sequence, the proteins below share one genomic window:
- the LOC141683994 gene encoding 2-alkenal reductase (NADP(+)-dependent), translating into MENKQIIFKGYIDRAPEITDMELRKSKISMREVVRSMEDGEIVVKNLYLSCDPYMRGRMRDFHNSYIPPFQPSSVIEGFGVSKVLHSKNHKFKAGDVVTGFTAWEEYSVIHNTAQLRLIDNSDDDDNSVPIPLSYHLGLLGMPGFTAYAGFYEVCAPKKGESVYVSAASGAVGQLVGQLAKLHGCYVVGSAGTTHKVDLLKNKLGYDHAFNYKTEPHLDASLKRYFPKGIDIYFENVGGPMLDAVLLNMAIHGRIAVCGMVSQYSLSTPHGIHNLNTLVSKRVRMQGFLQSDYLTLFPRFVEDVTAYYRQGKIVYIEDMNEGLESAPAAFVGLFSGENVGKQVVRVAAE; encoded by the exons ATGGAGAACAAACAAATAATATTCAAGGGATACATAGACAGAGCTCCAGAGATAACAGATATGGAATTGAGAAAGAGTAAAATTAGTATGAGGGAAGTGGTGAGAAGCATGGAAGATGGTGAAATTGTAGTGAAGAACCTGTATTTGTCTTGTGATCCCTACATGCGTGGCCGTATGCGCGACTTTCATAACTCTTACATTCCTCCTTTTCAACCCTCTTCG GTTATTGAGGGATTTGGTGTATCCAAAGTTTTGCATTCAAAAAACCACAAGTTCAAGGCCGGCGATGTAGTTACTGGCTTCACTGCTTGGGAAGAGTATAGTGTAATTCACAACACTGCGCAGTTGAGGTTAATTGataattctgatgatgatgataacAGTGTTCCAATCCCTCTTTCATATCATCTGGGTCTTCTTG GCATGCCTGGTTTTACAGCTTATGCTGGCTTTTACGAGGTTTGTGCACCAAAAAAGGGGGAGTCTGTATATGTCTCCGCCGCTTCTGGGGCTGTTGGTCAGCTTGTTGGGCAGCTCGCAAAGCTACACGGATGCTATGTGGTGGGCAGTGCTGGAACCACCCACAAA GTTGACCTTCTAAAGAACAAGCTTGGATATGACCATGCTTTCAACTACAAAACAGAGCCTCATCTTGATGCATCTTTAAAAAG GTACTTTCCGAAAGGCATAGACATCTATTTTGAGAATGTTGGTGGACCAATGCTTGATGCTGTACTCCTCAATATGGCAATTCATGGCCGCATCGCTGTTTGTGGAATGGTGTCTCAATACAGCTTGTCCACTCCGCACGGTATTCACAATTTGAATACCCTCGTTTCCAAACGAGTCCGGATGCAAGGGTTTCTCCAGAGCGACTACTTGACTCTATTCCCGCGCTTTGTGGAAGATGTTACCGCTTACTACAGGCAAGGCAAGATTGTTTACATTGAAGACATGAATGAAGGTTTAGAAAGTGCTCCAGCTGCTTTTGTTGGCCTGTTTTCTGGGGAAAACGTAGGCAAGCAGGTTGTTCGTGTAGCTGCTGAATGA
- the LOC141683993 gene encoding acetolactate synthase small subunit 2, chloroplastic-like, protein MAAQWSMKTGVIGWENTGTTNTTITAKLGFRTRDRDRDRDRYAFLSNNINTSSRSGLVLVVAPTLSSPLTHSHFSLSPSRVKRHTISVFVGDESGIINRIAGVFARRGYNIESLAVGLNKDKALFTIVVSGTEKVLQQVVEQLNKLVHVLKVEDLSKEPQVERELILVKLSANPSTRAEIMWLVDIFRGKIVDASDQSLTIEVTGDPGKIAAVLRNLSKFGIKELARTGKIALRREKIGETAPFWNYSAASYPDLEKKVHAVSSLENVNQPHHNSSTSYMGDVYPVEPDDEFAFQKVLDPHWGVVYDEDSSGNQSHTLCMLVSDSPGVLNIVSGVISRRGYNIQSLAVGPAEMKGFSRITTVVPGTDDTINKLVNQFRKLVDIHEVKDITHSPFAERELMLIKVAADPDARRDVLDIARIFRAKPVDVSDHTITLELTGDFEKMLALQKLLETFGICEVARTGRVALVRESGVNSKYLRGYSLPF, encoded by the exons ATGGCTGCACAATGGAGTATGAAGACGGGGGTAATTGGGTGGGAAAACACAGGAACAACAAACACTACTATTACTGCAAAACTGGGTTTTAGGACCAGAGATAGAGATAGAGATAGAGATAGATATGCTTTTTTATCAAACAACATCAACACAAGCAGCAGGAGTGGACTCGTCCTTGTTGTTGCACCTACATTATCTTCCCCTCTTACTCATTCTCATTTTTCACTTTCTCCTTCCAG GGTGAAACGCCACACAATCTCCGTGTTTGTTGGGGATGAAAGTGGTATAATAAACAGAATTGCAGGGGTTTTTGCTAGGAGGGGTTACAATATCGAGTCTCTTGCTGTTGGTTTAAACAAGGACAAGGCTCTTTTTACTATAGTTGTCTCTGGGACTGAGAAAGTCTTACAACAAGTTGTCGAACAGCTCAACAAGCTTGTGCATGTCTTGAAG GTGGAAGATCTCTCAAAGGAACCTCAAGTAGAACGTGAGCTGATTCTTGTAAAACTCAGTGCAAATCCAAGCACACGAGCTGAG ATCATGTGGCTTGTAGATATTTTCAGGGGAAAAATCGTTGATGCATCAGATCAGTCATTGACTATAGAG GTCACTGGAGACCCTGGTAAGATAGCAGCTGTACTGAGAAATTTAAGCAAGTTTGGTATCAAAGAACTTGCCAGAACTGGAAAG ATTGCTTTGAGACGGGAAAAGATTGGCGAGACAGCCCCTTTCTGGAATTATTCTGCAGCTTCTTATCCAGATCTTGAAAAAAAAGTACATGCTGTCTCTTCTTTGGAAAATGTCAATCAACCGCATCATAACAGCTCTACCTCCTACATG GGCGATGTGTATCCTGTGGAGCCTGACGATGAGTTCGCATTTCAAAAAGTTCTAGATCCTCATTGGGGGGTTGTGTATGACGAAGAT TCAAGCGGGAATCAGTCACACACTTTATGTATGCTCGTGAGCGATTCTCCTGGAGTACTCAACATAGTCAGTGGGGTTATATCACGAAGAGGTTACAATATCCAG AGTCTAGCTGTTGGTCCTGCGGAAATGAAAGGGTTTTCTCGCATCACAACTGTTGTTCCTGGTACTGATGACACCATCAATAAGTTGGTTAATCAGTTTCGCAAATTGGTAGATATTCACGAG GTCAAGGATATTACTCACTCACCATTTGCAGAGCGCGAGCTTATGTTGATTAAAGTTGCTGCTGATCCTGATGCTAGGAGGGATGTCCTAGATATTGCGAGGATCTTCAGAGCCAAGCCTGTAGATGTCTCTGACCACACTATAACTTTGGAG CTTACTGGAGACTTTGAAAAGATGCTTGCCTTGCAGAAATTACTGGAAACCTTCGGCATCTGTGAG GTGGCAAGGACCGGAAGGGTGGCACTGGTGAGGGAGTCGGGTGTTAATTCAAAGTATCTTCGGGGATATTCCCTTCCATTCTAA